A part of Aegilops tauschii subsp. strangulata cultivar AL8/78 chromosome 2, Aet v6.0, whole genome shotgun sequence genomic DNA contains:
- the LOC141040913 gene encoding uncharacterized protein, with product MRNRARIPHPQLQANQAEHEERVAQDPPPWQEHPHHHQRPQRNEEQHYGKLKFNMPKFSASADPKDYLSWALKVDKIFRLQNYDEEKKITMASLEFQDYVLIWWEQVIERHEAKGDPPITTWAQMKDVMRACIVPTYYSRDLFKKLQLLKQGTKSVEEYYKEMEIAMIRANVMEDEEQTMARFLNGLNHPIKKIADFQPYTNLLELAHQATKAERQVQDDYKYAKYSSKTYGS from the coding sequence ATGAGGAACCGTGCAAGAATTCCACACCCTCAACTCCAAGCTAATCAAGCGGAGCACGAGGAGCGAGTGGCTCAAGACCCTCCCCCATGGCAAGAGCATCCTCATCATCACCAGCGACCCCAACGCAATGAAGAGCAACACtacggcaagctcaagttcaACATGCCAAAGTTTTCCGCCAGCGCCGACCCCAAAGACTAcctatcatgggcattgaaggttgacaagatCTTTCGCTTGCAGAACTATGACGAAGAAAAGAAGATCACCATGGCATCtcttgagttccaagactatgtcctcatttggtgggagcaAGTCATTGAGCGTCACGAAGCAAAAGGTGACCCACCAATCACAACATGGGctcaaatgaaggatgtcatgagagcgtGCATTGTACCCACGTACTATagccgcgacctcttcaagaagttacaactcctcaagcaaggcacAAAGTcggttgaagagtactacaaggaaatggagattgccatgattcGAGCTAATGTCATGGAAGATGAGGAACAAACCATGGCACgattcttgaatggactcaaccatcctatcaagaagattgcggATTTCCAACCGTACACGAACCTCCTCGAGCTAGCGCACCAAGCTACCAAGGCGGAGCGACAAGTGCAAGATGATTACAAGTATGCCAAGTACTCTTCCAAGACATACGGCTCCTAA